The following proteins are co-located in the Shouchella hunanensis genome:
- a CDS encoding SDR family oxidoreductase, whose protein sequence is MAIKDKVVIITGASSGIGEETAKLLASKGAKLVLGARREEKLKEIAQHISDSGGKVVYKKMDVVNPEENDDLVSLAKETYGKVDVIFLNAGIMPNSPLSSLKTNEWNDMIDINIKGVLNGIASVMPEFKKLKSGHIITTSSVAGLKAYPGGAVYGATKWAVRNLMEVLRMESAQEGTNIRTATIYPAAINTELLGTITDQETLNGFTSLYDEYGISSERIAKVVEFAIDQPEDVNVNEFTVGPTNQPW, encoded by the coding sequence ATGGCAATAAAAGATAAAGTGGTAATCATTACAGGAGCTTCTTCAGGTATTGGTGAAGAAACTGCAAAGCTCCTAGCTTCTAAGGGCGCAAAATTAGTTTTAGGTGCACGCCGAGAAGAAAAATTGAAAGAGATTGCTCAGCATATATCCGACAGCGGTGGTAAAGTGGTCTATAAAAAAATGGACGTTGTAAATCCTGAAGAAAACGACGATTTAGTATCTTTAGCAAAGGAGACCTATGGAAAAGTAGATGTCATTTTTTTAAATGCGGGAATTATGCCTAATTCACCTCTATCTTCCTTAAAAACAAACGAGTGGAACGACATGATTGATATCAACATTAAAGGTGTGTTAAACGGCATAGCGTCTGTAATGCCAGAATTTAAGAAGCTAAAAAGTGGGCACATTATTACGACGTCTTCTGTTGCGGGATTAAAAGCTTATCCAGGTGGGGCAGTCTATGGTGCGACAAAGTGGGCTGTAAGAAATTTAATGGAAGTTCTTAGAATGGAATCGGCACAAGAAGGGACAAATATTCGAACGGCGACAATCTATCCTGCCGCTATCAACACAGAATTATTAGGGACGATAACTGATCAAGAAACATTAAACGGTTTTACATCTCTTTACGATGAATATGGAATTTCCTCTGAACGTATCGCCAAAGTTGTCGAATTTGCTATTGATCAACCTGAGGATGTAAATGTGAATGAGTTTACAGTTGGTCCAACAAATCAGCCCTGGTAG
- a CDS encoding aldo/keto reductase: protein MKSVRIAGRKVFPIGLGTANMGSDKSIYNQELEAIRGGLEAGIQVIDTAESYGNGDAENLVGHAIAPFDRKNLFLVSKVLPSNASKTQIPVSIDRSLKRLNTEYLDMYLLHWKGNIPIEETVLAMEKVKDSGKIKAWGVSNFDAEDIYALRRMDGGINCSTNQVRYNLGDRGIEFDLLPTLNQFDMALMAYSPIARGDQFGANLTKQKKVIELAEKYNVDVFQILLAWSIRDGQTLAIPKSSKIEHVLKNVDAATISLNSDDLRKLDEVSPKPTSKMPLALWY, encoded by the coding sequence GTGAAAAGCGTTCGAATAGCTGGCAGAAAAGTTTTTCCGATTGGACTAGGAACAGCTAACATGGGAAGTGACAAGTCAATCTACAACCAAGAGCTTGAGGCAATAAGAGGTGGATTGGAAGCAGGTATACAGGTTATAGATACAGCAGAAAGTTATGGGAATGGCGATGCCGAGAATCTAGTCGGTCATGCAATTGCTCCTTTTGATAGAAAGAACTTATTCCTTGTTTCAAAAGTCTTGCCAAGTAATGCTTCAAAAACACAAATACCTGTTAGTATTGACCGTTCGTTAAAGCGCTTAAACACTGAATACTTAGATATGTATTTGCTTCATTGGAAAGGGAATATCCCCATTGAAGAGACGGTTCTAGCAATGGAGAAAGTAAAAGATAGCGGGAAAATAAAGGCTTGGGGTGTATCAAATTTTGACGCCGAGGATATATATGCCTTAAGAAGAATGGACGGTGGTATTAATTGTTCTACAAATCAAGTCCGATACAATTTGGGAGATCGTGGCATAGAGTTTGATTTACTTCCTACATTGAATCAATTTGATATGGCCCTAATGGCGTATTCTCCAATAGCTAGAGGAGATCAGTTTGGAGCAAATCTTACAAAGCAAAAAAAAGTCATCGAATTGGCAGAAAAATATAATGTTGACGTGTTCCAGATCCTTTTGGCGTGGAGCATTCGAGACGGTCAAACGCTTGCTATACCTAAGTCTAGCAAAATAGAACATGTCTTAAAAAATGTGGATGCCGCAACGATATCGTTAAATAGTGATGACCTGAGAAAACTAGATGAAGTATCACCAAAACCGACAAGTAAGATGCCTTTAGCCTTGTGGTATTAA